Proteins encoded within one genomic window of Sphingomonas sp. KRR8:
- a CDS encoding DnaB-like helicase C-terminal domain-containing protein, which translates to MPDTDLTNPEAELCVLASALLDPRLLERMVETVSPPDFSEPFFGAIFDLLGKHQARGNPLTPVTLKPLIEGWEAYEQMGGMAWLAGITGSGAAVLAGLASAKQVRELATRRTLVASLHAAATAASDYDAELPDVLVMADEALNAARDQGEERGEYSGAAALDLVLNGFDEPVTGARCRSIPSLDELLGPMRPSHQIVVGARPGMGKTALAISASLGAAEAGHGVLFFSLEMSAEQLAERAAADLCLGQRVPYSSIRDRTLTVEQRRHVCRARERVAEMPLQIVDRQGLRISQIRSLVRRWKRRFEAKGQKLELVVIDYLQLVRPDGKLNAYETVSEVSRSMKEIAKENGLAVLALAQLSREVEKREDKRPQLADLRESGQIEQDADAVLFLLRPEYYLQAAEPAPQDPKRDEWERQMRDAAGLLEIICAKRRNGRTGCRVATFHSTYQAVRG; encoded by the coding sequence ATGCCGGACACTGACCTCACAAATCCGGAGGCCGAGCTGTGCGTCCTCGCCTCCGCTTTGCTGGATCCCCGATTGTTGGAGCGCATGGTTGAGACGGTAAGCCCGCCTGACTTTAGCGAGCCGTTCTTCGGGGCGATCTTCGACCTGCTTGGCAAGCACCAAGCGAGGGGCAATCCGCTTACCCCTGTCACGCTCAAGCCGCTGATTGAGGGCTGGGAAGCCTACGAGCAAATGGGCGGAATGGCATGGCTGGCCGGGATCACTGGTTCAGGCGCTGCCGTTCTGGCTGGGCTCGCTTCGGCCAAGCAAGTGCGGGAGCTTGCTACCAGGCGGACGCTCGTGGCGTCTCTGCACGCTGCAGCGACCGCTGCCAGCGACTATGACGCGGAACTGCCCGACGTGCTTGTTATGGCGGACGAGGCACTCAACGCCGCCCGTGATCAGGGCGAGGAGCGCGGGGAGTATAGCGGTGCTGCCGCGCTGGACCTCGTGCTGAATGGCTTTGATGAGCCTGTCACGGGTGCACGTTGTCGCTCAATCCCCAGCCTAGACGAGCTGCTAGGCCCAATGCGGCCGAGCCACCAAATCGTGGTTGGCGCTCGTCCCGGCATGGGCAAGACCGCGCTTGCAATTTCGGCATCGCTCGGCGCGGCAGAGGCCGGGCATGGAGTCCTGTTCTTCTCGCTGGAAATGTCGGCGGAGCAGCTTGCCGAGCGAGCGGCGGCGGACCTGTGCCTAGGTCAGCGGGTGCCATACTCCTCGATTAGGGACCGCACGCTTACGGTCGAGCAGCGCCGGCACGTCTGTCGGGCGCGGGAGCGGGTGGCCGAGATGCCCCTGCAAATCGTCGATCGGCAGGGTTTGAGGATCAGCCAAATCCGCTCGCTGGTGAGGAGGTGGAAGCGGAGGTTTGAAGCCAAGGGGCAGAAGCTAGAACTGGTGGTGATTGATTACCTGCAGCTCGTGCGGCCCGATGGCAAGCTGAACGCCTACGAGACAGTTTCCGAGGTTTCCCGCTCCATGAAGGAGATTGCCAAGGAGAACGGCCTTGCGGTGCTCGCCCTGGCCCAGCTCAGTCGGGAAGTTGAGAAGCGTGAAGACAAGCGCCCACAACTGGCTGACCTGCGCGAGAGCGGTCAGATCGAACAGGACGCGGACGCGGTGCTCTTCCTGCTGCGGCCCGAGTATTACCTACAGGCCGCCGAGCCTGCGCCCCAAGATCCCAAAAGAGACGAATGGGAGCGGCAAATGAGGGACGCTGCCGGCTTGCTAGAGATCATCTGCGCCAAGCGCCGCAACGGTCGCACTGGCTGCCGGGTCGCGACCTTCCATTCAACCTATCAGGCGGTGCGGGGGTAA
- a CDS encoding helix-turn-helix domain-containing protein — translation MNATQSRMARAALDWSLDDLARESGANRRSLVTFENDGQVLASTVEKVRQAFEREGVVFIGRGVFRGGVVPPVEGA, via the coding sequence ATGAACGCTACTCAGTCGCGCATGGCGCGGGCCGCTCTCGATTGGAGCTTGGATGACCTCGCTCGTGAATCCGGAGCGAACCGCCGTTCACTTGTGACCTTTGAGAACGACGGCCAAGTGCTCGCGTCCACGGTCGAAAAGGTTCGGCAAGCCTTCGAGCGCGAGGGTGTCGTTTTCATCGGCAGAGGAGTGTTCCGTGGCGGCGTCGTTCCACCTGTGGAGGGTGCCTGA
- a CDS encoding transglutaminase family protein: MRVLALEAIEEAAAASYKGPVKRGPGLALALAWLLHFGRPGQQLPRWPFESFWRELDCEKDHDRSAGVTAAANAIYLALGQRRG; this comes from the coding sequence ATGAGGGTGCTTGCCCTCGAAGCGATCGAGGAAGCGGCGGCGGCATCCTACAAGGGGCCAGTGAAGAGGGGGCCCGGCCTAGCTTTGGCGCTCGCCTGGCTGTTGCACTTCGGGAGGCCGGGCCAGCAACTACCCCGCTGGCCGTTCGAGAGCTTCTGGCGTGAGCTGGACTGCGAGAAGGACCACGACCGCAGTGCCGGTGTGACAGCGGCTGCAAACGCGATCTACCTAGCGCTTGGCCAGCGCCGAGGATGA
- a CDS encoding helix-turn-helix domain-containing protein, giving the protein MQNEPLALRVNDAAAYIGLSRSRLYELIADGVIEARKLGARTVVPTSSLRAFVEAAPRKAGA; this is encoded by the coding sequence ATGCAAAACGAACCTCTCGCGCTTCGTGTGAACGACGCCGCCGCCTACATTGGGTTAAGCCGAAGTCGCCTCTACGAGTTGATAGCTGATGGGGTTATTGAGGCCCGCAAGTTGGGCGCTCGCACCGTCGTGCCGACCTCCAGCCTCCGCGCCTTCGTAGAAGCCGCTCCGCGCAAGGCCGGAGCCTGA
- a CDS encoding YdaU family protein: MTKNSAKIDAWMPLWIGDYLADTQRLSTEQHGAYLLLLMDYWRCGALPADDDVLARIVGLKASVWAKARRAILPFFEERDGYLVHHRVEAERAKALANQERRTEKAQAAAQARWSRQDNAPGNAPGNASSNARGYAPECPSPSPSFPSEKPADAAAAIFGGGVALLVRAGETEKQARSFLGKCRKDHGNDKLLAALADAERLKPLDPKPWLVAHLKQAPQAINSNALMAGLARSQALAAQEKVA, translated from the coding sequence ATGACGAAAAACTCTGCGAAAATCGACGCCTGGATGCCCCTTTGGATCGGAGACTATTTGGCCGACACGCAACGGCTCTCCACCGAACAGCACGGCGCATATCTGCTCCTGCTGATGGACTATTGGCGCTGCGGTGCGCTGCCGGCCGACGATGACGTGCTTGCGCGGATTGTGGGCTTGAAAGCGTCTGTGTGGGCTAAGGCGAGGCGCGCAATTCTGCCGTTCTTTGAGGAACGGGACGGATATCTGGTGCACCACCGGGTTGAGGCTGAACGGGCCAAGGCGCTGGCGAACCAAGAGCGCCGAACAGAGAAGGCGCAAGCTGCCGCACAAGCCCGTTGGTCCAGGCAGGACAATGCTCCGGGCAATGCCCCAGGCAATGCTTCAAGCAATGCTAGAGGATATGCTCCGGAATGCCCGTCACCTTCACCTTCTTTTCCTTCGGAAAAGCCCGCTGACGCGGCGGCAGCAATCTTCGGGGGTGGGGTGGCTCTGCTCGTCCGAGCTGGCGAGACAGAGAAGCAGGCCCGGTCGTTCCTCGGCAAGTGCCGCAAGGATCACGGCAACGACAAGCTGCTGGCTGCTTTGGCTGATGCGGAGAGACTGAAACCCCTCGATCCCAAGCCGTGGCTGGTCGCTCACCTCAAGCAAGCACCGCAAGCAATCAACAGCAACGCCCTGATGGCCGGCCTCGCCCGCTCACAGGCCCTCGCAGCACAGGAGAAAGTGGCATGA